The DNA region TGTGCTCATTACTGGATTCTACATATCTgagagtggaattgctggggaTGGGTTCCATTTATGTAGGGCACTTGCCACTCGCCAGCTTTGGGAACCACGGCAATTACTTAGCTACCCAGACTCACTTTTTGTATCTGAATTTGGAACTCAAGTATTGGGGGCCAAGGACTTCATATAATAATTTCTGTAAGACATCTGGCCCCAGGGCaactcctctttcttctctccttcctctgccctaaGATTCAGTTTTCCACCAGGAACCTATTGTAGAGAACTTGTCTGCTACCTAGGACCATGACCTGTTCCCTAGCTCTCCTGTGTGGTCAGCTGCTGGGCAGCCTCAGCATTGCCGGCCATGGCCAGTCACTGCTAAGATTTTGTGATTGTTTTCCTGGGAACCAGCCGGCCAATTAGAGGCAAGGTATGAAGAATGAAGAGGGGAGGGAACAATTGGCTGAGCTCCAGCTCAGGAATTTTAGAACTGACATTCCTTTCTTGCCAGGTCATTCCCCCAGGTCTTCAGAGGAGAGTTGTAtgtctctgtttttccttttttttttttttttcttttcttttattttagtactggggattgaatccaagggtgttcaactactgagccacatccccagccctggttttatattttatttaaagacaaggtctcattgaattgcttagagcctcataagtggctgaggctggcattgaacttacGATTCTCCTGttggaggtgctgggattacagatgtgtgccaccatgcctggcacgcccctatatttcttttctttttttaagaaaataccaccaactccaattttatttttttaatatttttactttatttttatgtggtgctgaggatcgaacccagggcctcgcatgtactaggtgagcacactaccactgagccacggccCCAGCCCCCCTATATTTCTTGACTATTCCTTAAACACCCTGAGTCAGGCCAGAAGGTTGATGGGGCATTGAGTAGAAGCTGCCCACAGGGAGCTGTGGCAAGATggagctttctgtcactgtgtgtGGTGGCCTTCAGCATTGTGTGGAGGATTCTGAAGGGTATTGTCCAGGCTCCAGAGCTGTGATTGGTTAGTTATGGCTGGGAGGGCTTGGTGGTATTTACTACTATTTCTGGTTCAAAAGTATTGGCTATTGTGGATCAGAATTGACTTGTATTTGACTTAGTGCATTAAATGGAATGTTCATTTTTTCATCATTGACTCTTACCCCCTACATTTTTTGGCTGAATAATACCACCATTGTGACAGTTGTCAGCACTGAGGGCTTTTGTGATAGTTTTACATGGGTTGAATTATTTATTCCACCTCACAATCATAAGAATTCATTGTCCCTATTTTGTGGATGAAGAAACAATCAGAACTTAAGTAACTCCCCAAAGAAGTCCAGCAGGTAGCaggcagcagagctgggattcaactCAGAACAATGGGCTCAAGAGTCCATTCTGGTCCTGTTgctctttgctctctgcatttaagccttttattttgaaatcattttagaCATACAGAAAGCTTGCAGAGATCATGTGCATAGTATTCACATACCCTTTACTCAACTACCCCTAACATTTGTATTAACAGAACAATGGTGCATTAGCAAATCCGAGAAGCTGGCTGGGGTCTAACACTGTTAACTCTAGGCTGCAGATTTCACCAGCTTTCCCACCCGCATCTTTTTCTGTTCTGGGATCCAATTGAAGATACCCCtgcatttcatatatatttaaaacggTTCTTACCAGGGGAGATTTCAAACTGAGGTAAGAGTAgatggctggggtgtggctcagtggtagcgtgtaTGCTTAGTATGAGCAGAGCCGGGGGTtttatccctagtaccaaaataagaaaataaatgtgaatagagtaaaaaagtaaatttgtaaaaaaaagtagagagaatGGTAAAATGTACCTGTCACTTATCAATAATGATTAATTCATGACTGATTTGTTTCCTTCATACCCCAAACAAgattaatttctttctcctggTCCTATTGGCTCATAGTTTACTGATACATAATCTCCACATTGCTGTTTGTTCTCTGCTTCTTCTATGGCAATTGTCTAGtccatgtacttttttttttaatcacgcAGTTCCTAAGGCCAATGCCCAGAACTACTTTCTCTGTCCCtctatttttcccccaaagaagaaatcttaatttccttcttgggaaaaaaaaaagtattaatagAAACAGGTGAAATAGTAATAGAAGTGTGGGGTAGTCGGAAAGTTgtgattatttcttcaaaaattagcaGTTAAGGTTTCctcttgaaaatttttcaaaaagaaatcttCTATCTgctagggttttttgtttgtgtttttctgttcttggaactgggaattgaaccaggggtgttctatcactgagctccatccccagccctttttgtttgtttttttattttgaggcaggctctttttttttttttaatatttattttttagttctcggcggacacaacatctttgttggtcgggccgcacgcatgccaagcgagcactttaccgcttgagccacatccccagccccttgaggcaggctcttgctaagttgcccaggctggccttgaacttgtggtcctcctaaTGCCTTAGACTTCTGAGTAGTgaagccactgtgcctggcttccatctgctatttttaaaaacacatattttaattttttgaccaGAGAAATACTCACATGTATTCTCTTCCCCATCCTGTGGTTCCCTAGTGGTCCTCCCTGGAAGCAACTGGGCTTAGTTACTAGGGAAGagatcagcaaactttttttttttttagttgtggatggacacaagacctttattttatttatttttatgtggtgctgaggatcaagcccagtgcctcacaggtgctagacaagtactctaccactgagccccagccccagcccaaggttaGCAAATTTCCTATTGGGATcagatggtaaatatttaatGCCTTGCGGGCAGAGAGCCCTGTTCTAGTGTATTCTTGAAGATCAATTTTATGCACCTATAAGTACGAACACAGGCCCATCTCTCCCCCCACTTCAACCCTGCAAAAGTGGTGGCATATCTACAGATCACCCTGGATTTGGTTTTTATCAGTTAAACTCAGGGATTGGGAAACTGTTTCCCACCAGCCAAATCCAGCCCACGGCTTGTTTCTGTAAATAGATTTATTGGAACCCCCTTTTCTCTTTAACACACCATCTGTGACTGCTTTTGTGCTATGGACAGGGCCGAGTTGTTGCCAGGTTTAGTCTGGCAAAGTTACAGAACTATTCAGCCAGCCCTTCCTTGTCAGTACCCAAAGAGCTTCTGCACTTGGCTCACGGCAGTGTACTCGCTCCCCGGAGGTTGCACCATAACTGACTTAGGCAGGCCCTCCTGGTGGACCGTCAGGTCATTCCTGACCTTTCTCTGCTGCGCAAGTCAGCTCAGTGATAGCAGTACCTACCCCATTGTCTACATGTGTGAGTGCATTTCCAGGATGGAGGCCGAGAAGCAGAACTGCTCCATCAAAGCCCATGTAGCTATTGCCACCTTGCCCTCCATGGAGGTCGACTTACATTCTAACCATGACAACCTACTGGGTGATGGGGGAGAAACACATCCGGGGCTTTTACTTTGCATGTCTTTTATTCTGATGAGCTGCATATCCTTTCATGCATTTGAGAGATGTGTGTTGTTCCTCCTGCTGGCAGTTTACTCTCCTGGTCTGAGGATCTTCTGGGGGTTGGtctcctctctctctgactctcttgTGTCACTTTCACAAACAAGCTTTTGGGGAACAAAAGTCTTAAGGACAAACATGGGGTGGCAGTTAGCACCATCGACATTCCAGATATCTGGGTTGGAAAGCCAGGGAGAGACCTGCAGGGGGTCATCGTTTGGCTCTGAACTCGGAAGACTCACTTTCAGAGGGCTCAGggtgtcctcctcctccacagagcTTCTGTTGACACAGGCAGCCTCGTGCTCCTCCAGCTTTTTGATGGGGACCACGTGGCAGGCATTGTATTTGCAGCTGGCCATCTTTTTGGCTTTCTTGGGGTTCTTTCTCCTGCATGATGCCAGGTGGTACTGGAATCTGCTGAGTGGGATTCGGTGGTGAGGATTGTAAGGGCAAATTTCTAAGGCTTCTGGCTCCATGAGACTTTGTTCTTCAAGTTGAGTATCCCACTGCCCAGAATCTAAATGAGATGCCCCTTGTGGAAAAGCCCTTTCGTAAGAAGGGTGGAGCTGTCCTCTGCCCCACGGGTGGCCCTTAGAACTCTGTAGGTGAAGGTCTGAACCTTTGAGCTTTGTCAGAAACAgctctgcagagaacagagttcacaCAGGCCCATGAAACAGAAGAACTACGCAAAGCAGACGCAAGAGCCCAAATCACAGCAGCCGCGCAGGGAGGTGAAGAAGCTATATGACCGCCCCCCCTTGACTCAGGGGGATGAGATGTGCTGTGTGATGTCAACGGGCGGTCACAATGGGCGCTGAAGTCATCAGGAAAAGGCTGCTGCTGGTCCATTGCTTGGGAGGGGTGCCTGGCTTTGGAGGAAAACATCCAAATTCTTCATGGCATGTATATTATCACTTGAGCCTTCTAACTCCTCACATTAGTTTACTAAATATTTACCATCTTATTTTGTGCTTTCTAACTCATTCTTTggcctttttttctccttccttccccttttggcagtgctggggactaaacccagggtcAGGTGAATGCTAGTCAAATGCTACCAATGAGCTGTGCCCTACCcccttctcttattttattttgtttatttattcatttcatttggcactggggattgaacccaggagggcttaaccattgagcatgtctccagtctttttttttttctttccttattttaaatagtttaaaaaatctttccattTCCCCCTATAATTTTGCATACTTGCTAATGGTTTGGtgattacaaattaaaacattcaTAGATGACTCATTAAAGTTTGAAGTTAAATATTTTACCCTCTTCCTGGGtgggagtttttctttatttcatcctCTCTtgatttattatgattttattccctgtgttttaaacttaatttaaaaagctTAGACATATTGTGATTGTCATTTTGTATTGTCAGTTTATTTCCATTTGTCTTTATTTCCTcctgtctttgttgttgtttttctttttccttgcacCATAGACCTATCAGTGGGATCTCTGTCTTTCTGCTTGACACTTAACTTTTATTTCTATAgcacagtactagggattgaacccaggaatatcctgccactgaactacatccccagcccttttaatttttttgagacaggatgtcactaagtagctgaggctggtcttgaacttgccatcctcctgcctcagcctcctgagtagctgggttcACAagaatgcaccaccatgcctggctgaagtTTATCATTTAGAATCTCCTCTTTTATCAAGAAGTTTATCACTTCTGATTCTGTTTGTCTGAAGATGTCTTTGATtcaccctctcttttttttttttttttggtactgggattgaacccaggagcacttaaccactgagccacatcccagcccttttttgtattttattgagagacagggtctcaccaagttgcttagggccttgctaagttgctgaggctgatattgaacttgtgattctcctgtctcagcctcctgagccactgggattacaggcatgtgccacgagACCCAGCTGCCTAACTTGATATCtgttataaagaatttttttatcattatttttgctttttctacAGTTTCATTAAGGTGTTGAGctgtagattttatttatctgttggcTTTCTTGGACCTGTAGATTGTTGTCTTTCATTAGTTTTGGAAATGTGCATCCCCTGTCTCTTTCAACTGGAGCCCCAGTGGTAGGCCTTCTCTCGCTATTCTCTCAGCATCTCACACCCtctcttctgaatatttttttctctgtgtgcttCATTTAGGATAATTTCCTCTGTTCTATACTTTAGTACACTATTTCTTCTGTAGAGACCGATCTGCTGTTAAATTAACtcattggtttttaattttggtttttatattttgtatttctagaattctggttgcttttctttttcttttgcattttttatttgttctttttagttatatataacagtatatattttgatatatttatacaaacatggagtacatcttattctaattaggatcctagttttgttgt from Ictidomys tridecemlineatus isolate mIctTri1 chromosome 5, mIctTri1.hap1, whole genome shotgun sequence includes:
- the Gtsf1l gene encoding gametocyte-specific factor 1-like → MEPEALEICPYNPHHRIPLSRFQYHLASCRRKNPKKAKKMASCKYNACHVVPIKKLEEHEAACVNRSSVEEEDTLSPLKVSLPSSEPNDDPLQTFVPQKLVCESDTRESEREETNPQKILRPGE